A stretch of Monomorium pharaonis isolate MP-MQ-018 chromosome 7, ASM1337386v2, whole genome shotgun sequence DNA encodes these proteins:
- the LOC105832046 gene encoding transmembrane protease serine 11C isoform X2, which produces MAKIYISTALLLYLLYLTIQDTTVSQQQTTCLKYLINMTELGTTNLLELIKIPSPSVNDEYYLKVALNTNNEVKKHNSFGTEDDFQLKLARTLYDTIRAVRQGKPLLYRIYYPSHKPIPTVSAIWFNDEQICLDLDSNGNINATIELGHIVYPPSRNYWMWFRNSSNYRIDNPIQNRLSYSSHSKPTTATPFVEFANNECGITNYYTDSANRLYPNGQEIFPGQWPWVVALFKRSSFLCPGSLLTTTHVITAAHCLKNIIFNETINPNDLIVALGILNLSNQKKGNRINREVANYTIHPDYASRQRDFSADSDLAIVILTMPVEYSPFIKPICLWSTSTKLQNIFNNSGYFVGWSRTCCEVDLSDIDYPRMARVSIVSQETKTSYAVILVAAAAD; this is translated from the exons atggctaaaatttatatctcgacgGCATTGTTGTTATACTTACTTTATTTAACGATACAAGATACAACAGTTTCTCAACAACAAActacttgtttgaaatatctCATAAATATGACCGAACTTGGGACAACTAACTTGTTAGAACTAATCAAAATACCATCTCCTTCAGTAAATGATGAATACTACTTGAAAGTAGCTTTGAATACTAACAATGAAGTAAAG aaacataATTCGTTTGGAACAGAAGATGACTTTCAATTGAAATTGGCACGGACATTATATGACACTATTCGAGCTGTTCGTCAGGGTAAACCTTTGTTATATCGTATTTATTATCCCTCACACAAACCGATTCCGACAGTGTCTGCGATATGGTTTAATGATGAACAAATCTGTCTGGATTTGGATT CAAACGGAAATATCAATGCTACTATCGAATTGGGGCATATTGTGTACCCACCAAGCAGAAATTATTGGATGTGGTTTCGAAATTCGAGCAATTATCGTATAGACAATCCAATTCAAAACCGTTTAAGTTACTCGAGCCACTCTAAACCCACTACCGCCACTCCTTTTGTTGAATTTGCCAACAACGAATGCGGTATCACCAACTATTACACCGACAGTGCAAATCGCTTGTATCCTAACGGCCAGGAAATATTTCCTGGTCAATGGCCATGGGTGGTAGCACTCTTTAAGAGGTCATCTTTTCTATGTCCTGGTTCCCTTTTAACCACCACACATGTTATAACAG CGGCGCATtgcttgaaaaatattatttttaacgaaaCTATAAATCCTAATGATTTAATCGTGGCCCTGGGAATACTTAATTTATCTAACCAGAAAAAAGGAAATCGCATAAATAGGGAAGTTGCAAACTATACGATTCATCCCGACTATGCATCCCGACAACGGGACTTCTCTGCTGATTCCGATCTGGCGATTGTAATTCTGACCATGCCAGTCGAGTACAGTCCTTTCATTAAGCCTATTTGTCTTTGGTCCACGTCGACCAAACTTCAAAACATCTTTAATAATAGTGGATATTTTGTGGGATGGAGCCGAACATGTTGTGAGGTTGATCTTTCGGACATCGATTATCCACGGATGGCAAGGGTGTCGATAGTGAGTCAG GAGACGAAGACTTCTTATGCAGTAATCCTAGTGGCAGCGGCGGCGGACTAG
- the LOC105832046 gene encoding serine protease gd isoform X1, with the protein MAKIYISTALLLYLLYLTIQDTTVSQQQTTCLKYLINMTELGTTNLLELIKIPSPSVNDEYYLKVALNTNNEVKKHNSFGTEDDFQLKLARTLYDTIRAVRQGKPLLYRIYYPSHKPIPTVSAIWFNDEQICLDLDSNGNINATIELGHIVYPPSRNYWMWFRNSSNYRIDNPIQNRLSYSSHSKPTTATPFVEFANNECGITNYYTDSANRLYPNGQEIFPGQWPWVVALFKRSSFLCPGSLLTTTHVITAAHCLKNIIFNETINPNDLIVALGILNLSNQKKGNRINREVANYTIHPDYASRQRDFSADSDLAIVILTMPVEYSPFIKPICLWSTSTKLQNIFNNSGYFVGWSRTCCEVDLSDIDYPRMARVSIVSQETCLQSNNDYSRLISNRTFCAKGDEDFLCSNPSGSGGGLVIFDDTTNRYYLRGISARGSCNSKDYVIYVDVAKYIPWIQQQISYNTSLSSSNADMVVEPL; encoded by the exons atggctaaaatttatatctcgacgGCATTGTTGTTATACTTACTTTATTTAACGATACAAGATACAACAGTTTCTCAACAACAAActacttgtttgaaatatctCATAAATATGACCGAACTTGGGACAACTAACTTGTTAGAACTAATCAAAATACCATCTCCTTCAGTAAATGATGAATACTACTTGAAAGTAGCTTTGAATACTAACAATGAAGTAAAG aaacataATTCGTTTGGAACAGAAGATGACTTTCAATTGAAATTGGCACGGACATTATATGACACTATTCGAGCTGTTCGTCAGGGTAAACCTTTGTTATATCGTATTTATTATCCCTCACACAAACCGATTCCGACAGTGTCTGCGATATGGTTTAATGATGAACAAATCTGTCTGGATTTGGATT CAAACGGAAATATCAATGCTACTATCGAATTGGGGCATATTGTGTACCCACCAAGCAGAAATTATTGGATGTGGTTTCGAAATTCGAGCAATTATCGTATAGACAATCCAATTCAAAACCGTTTAAGTTACTCGAGCCACTCTAAACCCACTACCGCCACTCCTTTTGTTGAATTTGCCAACAACGAATGCGGTATCACCAACTATTACACCGACAGTGCAAATCGCTTGTATCCTAACGGCCAGGAAATATTTCCTGGTCAATGGCCATGGGTGGTAGCACTCTTTAAGAGGTCATCTTTTCTATGTCCTGGTTCCCTTTTAACCACCACACATGTTATAACAG CGGCGCATtgcttgaaaaatattatttttaacgaaaCTATAAATCCTAATGATTTAATCGTGGCCCTGGGAATACTTAATTTATCTAACCAGAAAAAAGGAAATCGCATAAATAGGGAAGTTGCAAACTATACGATTCATCCCGACTATGCATCCCGACAACGGGACTTCTCTGCTGATTCCGATCTGGCGATTGTAATTCTGACCATGCCAGTCGAGTACAGTCCTTTCATTAAGCCTATTTGTCTTTGGTCCACGTCGACCAAACTTCAAAACATCTTTAATAATAGTGGATATTTTGTGGGATGGAGCCGAACATGTTGTGAGGTTGATCTTTCGGACATCGATTATCCACGGATGGCAAGGGTGTCGATAGTGAGTCAG gaGACTTGTCTTCAGAGTAATAACGACTATTCCCGTTTAATATCAAATCGCACCTTTTGTGCCAAAGGAGACGAAGACTTCTTATGCAGTAATCCTAGTGGCAGCGGCGGCGGACTAGTCATTTTTGATGATACAACGAACCGTTACTATTTACGTGGAATCAGTGCGCGAGGTAGTTGCAATTCCAAGGATTATGTCATTTACGTTGACGTAGCCAAATACATACCCTGGATTCAACAACAGATTTCATATAATACCAGTCTCTCTTCGTCAAATGCAGATATGGTAGTCGAGcctttatga